Sequence from the Flavobacterium lindanitolerans genome:
GTAGATGGTATACTCATCAGCAACGATTGCCAGATTGATTACAGTTTTGTAACCGGAGAAGCTGACCCCATCCATAAAAAATCAGGCGATAAGGTTTTTGCCGGTGGGCGGTTATTGGGACAGGTAATTGAAATGGAAGTCTTAAACTCGGTTTCCCAAAGCTATCTTACCCAGTTGTGGAGCAATGATATTTTTCAAAAGAAAAACGCTGTACAACGCAGAAGCATTACCGATGCCATTAGCCGTTACTTTACGCCTGCCCTGTTGCTGATTGCTTTTTTAGGTTTCAGCTATTGGATTTTTAAAGATGCAAATACTGCTTTTAATGTATTTACCGCCGTATTGATTGTGGCTTGTCCGTGTGCATTGGCATTAACTGCTCCTTTCACGTTGGGCAATGTATTACGGATTATGGGCAGGCAGAAGCTCTATCTTAAAAATGCCGGCGTAATTGAACAATTAGCCAAAGCCGACATGATTGTTTTTGACAAAACCGGAACCATTACAACCAGCAAGGCATCTGATATTTCATTTATTGGAAATCCGCTGTCTGCTATAGAACTGTCATACATCAAAAACCTGCTTCGGGGTTCCAACCATCCGTTAAGCCGCAGGCTGTATGATTTCCTTCCGGTTGCCGAACTGCGTATTGTGCATGGTTTTGAAGAAATTACCGGAAAAGGTATTGAGGGTATTATTGACGGAAACTGTATTCGGCTTGGAGCGGCTTCCTATGTAGGGTGCGAAAACTCAAGCAATACACAAACGGCAGTGCATATTGCCATCAACAACGATTACAAAGGAAGTTATGTTTTCGACAACCAGTATCGCAAAGGTCTTCAGCAGCTATTTCAGAGTCTAAAAAAGAATTATGATATAAAAATCCTTTCGGGAGATAATGACGGCGAACGCAAACAGCTGGAACAGCTACTACCTGAAGGTACAGAATTGTTATTTAACCAAAAACCGGAACAAAAACTGGAAGCCATCAGGAAATGGCAGGAAAAAGGTCATAATGTAATGATGGTTGGCGACGGATTGAATGATGCCGGAGCATTGGCACAAAGCAATGTGGGGATTTCTATTTCTGAGAATGTCAATGTATTCTCTCCGGCTTGCGACGGCATACTCGATGCAACGGAGTTTTCGAAGATTGCTTATTTCCTGAAATTTTCTAAAAAGGCCATTACTACTATCAAGATGAGTTTTACGCTTTCGCTGCTTTATAATGTCGTTGGATTAGGCTTTGCCGTTAGCGGAAAACTGTCGCCTCTGGTGGCGGCCATTATTATGCCGTTAAGCACCGTAACCATTATCAGCTTTGTTACGCTGGCCAGTAATTATTATGCCCGAAAATTAAAACCCAAAACCGGCCGGGTATGATAAATATCATGTTTTTCCCGAAGCCGCCAAAGTAATTTTGTTCTTATAAAATCATAAGGTATGAGCGTCATCTATTTACTAATCTCCATCAGCATTGTCGTGGCTGTTGGCTTCTTTATTGCCTTTGTGAGGGCGGTCAGGGGCGGACAATATGACGATGACTATACTCCATCGGTTCGGGTACTTTTTGACGATGAAGTTGTTTCCAAAAAACAGGAGCATCCATCCAAAACCCGGAAAAATTGCCCGGAAACCAATCCTTAATATCTGATAACCCAATAAATCCAAAATCAAGCATGGAAGTACAACAGTTTTACTATGACAACAAAATCGTAAAGAAGTTCCTTTACGCGACCATCATCTGGGGTGCGGTAGGGATGCTTGTAGGGCTTTTGATAGCCTCAATGTATCTCTTTCCAAACCTGACGGAAAACATTTCATGGCTCAGCTACGGAAGGCTGCGTCCGCTGCATACCAATGCAGTTATTTTTGCCTTTGTGGGTAATGCTACCTTTGCTGGTATTTATTATTCGATGCAGCGTTTGCTCAAAACCAGAATGTTCAGCGATGTGCTGAGCAAGATTAATTTCTGGGCGTGGCAATTTATTATTGTAGCCGCCGCCATCACGCTGCCATTAGGCTATACTTCTTCCAAAGAATATGCTGAACTGGAATGGCCTATAGATATTGCCATTGCTGTGGTTTGGGTCGTATTTGGTATCAACATGATTGGAACGATTCTCAGAAGAAGAGAGCGCCATCTCTATGTGGCTATCTGGTTCTACATCGCTACTTTCGTAACCGTAGCCGTACTGCATATCTTTAACAGCCTTGCGCTTCCGGTTGGAGCGCTAAAAAGCTACTCAGTATATGCCGGAGTACAGGATGCTTTGGTGCAATGGTGGTATGGACATAATGCCGTAGCATTTTTCCTTACAACGCCTTTCCTTGGGCTGATGTACTATTTCGTGCCAAAAGCAGCCAATCGTCCGGTTTATTCCTATAGATTGTCTATCATTCACTTCTGGTCATTGATTTTTATCTATATCTGGGCCGGACCTCACCACCTGCTCTATTCCTCATTGCCGGACTGGGCACAGAACCTGGGTGTGGTATTCTCCATTATGCTGATTGCTCCATCCTGGGGTGGTATGATTAACGGATTGCTGACATTACGCGGTGTTTGGGATAAGGTACGAACAGAACCGGTTTTGAAATTCTTTGTCGTAGCCATCACGGGTTATGGTATGGCCACATTTGAAGGACCAATGCTATCACTTAAAAACGTAAACGCTATTGCTCACTTTACCGACTGGATTGTAGCCCACGTACACGTAGGTGCTCTGGCCTGGAACGGATTCCTTACCTTCGGTATGATATACTGGCTGTTGCCACGCATGGCAAAAACGTCATTGTATTCTAAAAAGCTGGCCAACTTCCATTTCTGGATTGGTACTTTAGGTATTATCCTGTATACGCTACCAATGTATGTGGCAGGCTTTACACAGGCTTCAATGTGGAAACAATTCAATCCTGACGGTTCTTTAGTATATGGAAACTTCCTTGAAACTGTAAAACAGATTATGCCAATGTACTGGATGAGAGCTATTGGAGGTACCCTGTTTATTATTGGACTGTTTGTAATGATTTACAACATCGTAAAAACTGTAAAACAAGGAAATGCAATCGAAGACGAATTGGCCGAAGCCCCTGCTTTACAGAAAATTACAAACAAAAGGCTGAAAGGCGAAAAATTCCACCCCTGGCTGGAAAGAAGACCTATACAGTTAACCATCTTGGCAACTATTGCCATCCTGATTGGCGGTATCATACAGATTGTGCCAACTATTATGGTAAAATCAAATATTCCTACAATTGCAGCGGTTAAACCTTATACGCCACTGGAGCTGGAAGGACGCGACTTGTATATCCGTGAAGGTTGTGTTGGCTGCCATTCGCAAATGATTCGTCCGTTCCGTTCTGAAGTGGAGCGTTATGGTGAATATTCCAAATCAGGAGAATATGTCTATGACCACCCGTTCCTTTGGGGTTCTAAGAGAACCGGACCAGACCTGATGCGACTTGGGGGCAAGTATTCAGACAACTGGCACTTTAACCACATGTGGGATCCAAGAAGTACATCGGCCGGATCCATCATGCCATCCTACAAATGGCTTTTTGATAACAAACCGATGGATTATTCCGATATCCAGAAAAAAATGGAAGTTATGGTACAACTGGGTGTTCCTTACAGTAAGGAAGAAATTGCCAACGCACAGGCCGCTATTAAAAAACAGGCACTGGCTATAGAGAAAAACCTGTATAGTGACCCTGACTTCAAGAAAAGCTATGAAGAAAGTCAAAAGGCCGCCGCTGCCAAAGGTGAAACCTTTGTACCAATGCATCAAAGAGAGATTGTTCCTATGATTGCCTATCTGCAACGACTGGGAACCGATATCAAAGTCAAAGAAGCAAAAACCAACAACTAATGCCATGCTGAAATTCATCAAACACAATATGGAAACCATCTCAGGAATTGAGATTTATCCTATCATTTCACTACTGATTTTCTTTTTATTTTTTGTAGCCCTTTATGCATGGACCTACACTTACAAAAAAGAAAAAATCACCGAAATGAGCCATATTCCTTTCGAAAGCGAAAACGAAATCGATAACCTCAAAAACGACAAGCCATGAAAAAAATCTTTCCGGTATACCTGAGGGTACCCATCATCTTCTTTGCCGTATTTCTGGCTATGGAGTATTTTATCGACTCTGGCGACAGGCCTGCTTTTCTGAAATATCCAATGATTTCAGTGTTTCTGGTCGTATTCCTGTTCCTGCTTATCGCGATTGAAGTGGTTGTGGCCGCAGTCGACAATGTGACCTATCATTTGTTGACCGATGAACAGCGAAAACAGTTGGAAGAAGCCAACGAAATTAAGATTACGGACAGCAAACTGTTCCAAAAAATCAAAAAATGGTTTGTCAAGGAAAGTCCTATCGAACAGGAAGCCGATATCATGTTGAATCATGATTATGACGGAATCAAGGAGTTGGACAACGACCTGCCGCCCTGGTGGACCAAGCTGTTTTATGCCTGTATTGTTTTTGCCTTTATCTATCTGGCAAAATACCACATCTTTGGACATGACAACCAGGCTAAGGAATTTGAAACCGAAATGGCCGAAGCCAAACTAGCCGTTGAAGAATATAAAAAGACAGCCAAAGACCTAATTGACGCCGAAACTGTGACCCTGCTTACAGACGCCGGCGATATTGCTGCCGGAAAAACAATATTTGAAACCAATTGCGTGGCCTGTCACAGGCCGGATGCCGGTGGAGCTATTGGCCCTAACCTGACAGACGACCATTGGATTTTGGGTGGTGGCATTAAAAATGTCTTCCATACCATCACAGAAGGTGGTCGCGACGGTAAAGGAATGGTGGCCTGGAAAGGTACTTTGAAACCTTCTGAAATCCAGCAGGTCGCAAGTTATGTACTATCGCTTCAGGGCTCTAACCCTAAAGACCCTAAGCCGGCCGAAGGTGAAATATGGGTAGAAGAAAATGCACCAAAGGCAGATACTAAAACAGAAGAAGCAAAAACGGTGGCCCAAAACTAAGGGCTGCCGTCTAAAAAATAAGAATTATGCCAAAAATGCGGGATGAATCCTTTCGCGATGCGATTGGAACGGTAGATGACAAAGGAAAAAGAGTATGGGTCTATCCTAAGATACCTACAGGTAAATTGTATGAAAAGCGCAAGATTGTCAGCTATTTTTTACTGCTGTTCCTGTTTGCCGCACCATTCATCAAAATCAACGGAAACCAGTTCCTGCTCTTTAATGTGACAGAACGCAAGTTCAACATTTTTGGATTTCCTTTTTGGCCGCAGGATTTCTACCTGTTTGTTATTTCTATGTTGGTAGGAGTCGTGTTTGTGGCATTATTTACAGTGGCTTTCGGAAGGATTTTCTGTGGCTGGATATGTCCGCAGACCATCTTTATGGAAATGGTCTTTCGCAGGATTGAATTCTGGATTGACGGCGACCGAGGAGCCCAGATGCGACTTGACAAGCAAGATTGGGATGCCGAAAAAATTCGCAAAAGGCTGTTGAAATGGATTATCTTTTTTATCATTTCTTTCCTGATTGCCAACGTTTTCCTGGCCTATCTTATTGGTAGTGACGAACTGATTCGTTTGGTACAAGAACCCCTGGCTAACAACCTCAGTACTTTTATAGCCTTATTAATTTTTACCGGAGTTTTTTACTTCGTCTATGCCTGGTTTCGCGAACAGGTGTGCATTATTGCCTGTCCTTACGGAAGATTGCAGGGCGTACTGCTGGACAATAAATCAATCATTGTGGCTTATGACCATGTTCGTGGCGAAAAGGAAAAAGGCAGGGCAAAAATTGATAAAAGAGAAGACCGTACGCTTAGCGGCAAAGGCGACTGTATTGACTGCAGACAGTGTGTCAATGTATGTCCAACCGGTATCGACATCCGTAACGGGACGCAACTGGAATGCATTAACTGTACTGCCTGTATTGATGAATGCGACGCCATTATGGAAAAGGTTAGTCTGCCAAAAGGATTGATCCGGTATGCTTCAGAAGATGAGATTACAAAACATAAAACGTTTGAATTTACGGCGCGTATGAAAGGCTATGCTTCTGTATTGCTGATTCTTACCGGTATTTTTATTGGACTATTGTTTTTAAGAAATGATGTAGAAGCGACCATATTGAGATTGCCGGGACAATTGTTTGAACACAAGGGCGAAAATATCAGTAACGTATATACATATAAAATTGTCAACAAGACGGTACACAATCTTGACGACATCCATTTTGAACTGCTCAGCCCTAAAGGAACTATAAAAACAGTTGGAAAAGCATGGTTCAATATTGATAAGGAAGGAATGGCACAAGGAACGCTGTTTGTAGAAATCCACCCGGCTTTTCTGGAAGGCGACCGTACTTCTATTGAAATAGGTGTTTATCAGGGTGGCAAATTAATTGAAACGGAACGCACCAATTTCCTCGGTCCGAGGAGCTTTAATTAAAAAATAATCGTGCTGTCTGCTAAAGCATAACAGCACTAAAAATTAGAAATCATGAAAAAAATAAACTGGGGAACCGGAATCTTTATTGCTTTTGCACTGTTCATGTCGTTTATCCTCTTTTTTGTCTTTCTGGTACAGTCTGACCACAAATATGATAATGAGCTGGTGATAGAGGATTATTACAAATACGAAACCGGACTGCAATCACAGCTTGACAAAGAAAACAATGCAGAACAGCTGCAGGAAAAGGTAACGGTTGAAGTAAACAAAACCGGTATTACGGTGCATTTCCCTCACGATTTCGATTATAAAAACATTACAGGAAAAGTGTCCCTTTACAGGCCGTCCAGTCAGAAATTAGACTTTGGGATTCCCATCGCATTGTCTTCTTCAAATTTGCTCATACCTAAAAGTGATTTGGCTGACGGCCGTTGGGACATTCTTGTTGAATGGAATTACAACGGCACGGGCTATCTCAATAAAGAACAGCTCACCCTTGAATAAACCAAAATGTTATATTCTGCTTTTTTCTTCGGTTTGATTTCCAGCTTCCACTGTGTAGGGATGTGCGGACCAATTGCCATGATGCTGCCGCTCGACCGTAGCAGCCAGGCTAAAAAGACAGCCCAACTCCTGCTCTATCATTTGGGAAGATTAACGGCTTATAGCACTTTGGGACTAATTTTTGGATTGCTTGGAAAAGGTTTTTATCTGGCCGGGATGCAACAGCAGCTTTCAATAATGGTTGGTGTTTTTATGATATTGATTGCTATTGTTCCTGAAAAGGTTTTTATGAAATATAACTTTTCACGGCCAGTTTATACTATTATTTCCAAAGTAAAATCCGGATTGGGGAAACAGTTCAGGAAAAAAAACAACAGCGCCTTGTTTCTTATTGGCCTGTTAAACGGGTTTCTGCCTTGCGGATTAGTTTATGCCGCTTTGTTTGGCGCACTTGCCATGCAAAACGCCCCTTTAGGAATCGCGTATATGGCGCTCTACGGACTGGGCACCATTCCTATGCTAAGCGCTGCGGCCTATGCAGGGAGTTTTTTAAGCAACGGTTTCAGAAGTAAATTGCAAAAAGTAATTCCTGTAGTTACCGTCATTATAGGAACACTCTTTATTCTGAGAGGAATGGGATTGGATGTTATATATGTTTCTCCCGGTGATATGAGTTTGTTTGTGAAGAGCGGGGCAGATTGTCGCTAAAGGCACTAAGTTGCTGAGGTTCTGAGGCGCTGAGGTTTTTAAAAAAGGTGCTAAGATACTGAGGTTC
This genomic interval carries:
- a CDS encoding heavy metal translocating P-type ATPase; amino-acid sequence: MDTHSCFHCGLEVIKKEEIVFDGKSFCCKGCQTVYEIFADNGLSSYYDFGKMPGASPQAVNGRYDFLDNEKITSKLLEFQEEGTSIVSLYIPHIHCSSCIWILENLHRLHRGIGSSQVNFSEKKVRIIFNPQETNLKDIVLMLCTIGYEPYISLENYEKGRTASDRSLIYKLGVAFFCFGNIMLLSFPEYFETEEFWLDQYRGFFRWLIFGLSLPSFLYSASGYYVSAYKSIRNGMFNIDIPIALGIIVMFVRSTVDIVLGYGQGFFDSLTALVFFMLVGRLFQQKTYSFLSFERDFKSYFPIAVTQIKAQEEVSVPVYDIQKGDRLLIRNQELIPVDGILISNDCQIDYSFVTGEADPIHKKSGDKVFAGGRLLGQVIEMEVLNSVSQSYLTQLWSNDIFQKKNAVQRRSITDAISRYFTPALLLIAFLGFSYWIFKDANTAFNVFTAVLIVACPCALALTAPFTLGNVLRIMGRQKLYLKNAGVIEQLAKADMIVFDKTGTITTSKASDISFIGNPLSAIELSYIKNLLRGSNHPLSRRLYDFLPVAELRIVHGFEEITGKGIEGIIDGNCIRLGAASYVGCENSSNTQTAVHIAINNDYKGSYVFDNQYRKGLQQLFQSLKKNYDIKILSGDNDGERKQLEQLLPEGTELLFNQKPEQKLEAIRKWQEKGHNVMMVGDGLNDAGALAQSNVGISISENVNVFSPACDGILDATEFSKIAYFLKFSKKAITTIKMSFTLSLLYNVVGLGFAVSGKLSPLVAAIIMPLSTVTIISFVTLASNYYARKLKPKTGRV
- the ccoS gene encoding cbb3-type cytochrome oxidase assembly protein CcoS, whose translation is MSVIYLLISISIVVAVGFFIAFVRAVRGGQYDDDYTPSVRVLFDDEVVSKKQEHPSKTRKNCPETNP
- the ccoN gene encoding cytochrome-c oxidase, cbb3-type subunit I translates to MEVQQFYYDNKIVKKFLYATIIWGAVGMLVGLLIASMYLFPNLTENISWLSYGRLRPLHTNAVIFAFVGNATFAGIYYSMQRLLKTRMFSDVLSKINFWAWQFIIVAAAITLPLGYTSSKEYAELEWPIDIAIAVVWVVFGINMIGTILRRRERHLYVAIWFYIATFVTVAVLHIFNSLALPVGALKSYSVYAGVQDALVQWWYGHNAVAFFLTTPFLGLMYYFVPKAANRPVYSYRLSIIHFWSLIFIYIWAGPHHLLYSSLPDWAQNLGVVFSIMLIAPSWGGMINGLLTLRGVWDKVRTEPVLKFFVVAITGYGMATFEGPMLSLKNVNAIAHFTDWIVAHVHVGALAWNGFLTFGMIYWLLPRMAKTSLYSKKLANFHFWIGTLGIILYTLPMYVAGFTQASMWKQFNPDGSLVYGNFLETVKQIMPMYWMRAIGGTLFIIGLFVMIYNIVKTVKQGNAIEDELAEAPALQKITNKRLKGEKFHPWLERRPIQLTILATIAILIGGIIQIVPTIMVKSNIPTIAAVKPYTPLELEGRDLYIREGCVGCHSQMIRPFRSEVERYGEYSKSGEYVYDHPFLWGSKRTGPDLMRLGGKYSDNWHFNHMWDPRSTSAGSIMPSYKWLFDNKPMDYSDIQKKMEVMVQLGVPYSKEEIANAQAAIKKQALAIEKNLYSDPDFKKSYEESQKAAAAKGETFVPMHQREIVPMIAYLQRLGTDIKVKEAKTNN
- a CDS encoding cytochrome c oxidase subunit IV, giving the protein MLKFIKHNMETISGIEIYPIISLLIFFLFFVALYAWTYTYKKEKITEMSHIPFESENEIDNLKNDKP
- a CDS encoding cbb3-type cytochrome c oxidase N-terminal domain-containing protein, which encodes MKKIFPVYLRVPIIFFAVFLAMEYFIDSGDRPAFLKYPMISVFLVVFLFLLIAIEVVVAAVDNVTYHLLTDEQRKQLEEANEIKITDSKLFQKIKKWFVKESPIEQEADIMLNHDYDGIKELDNDLPPWWTKLFYACIVFAFIYLAKYHIFGHDNQAKEFETEMAEAKLAVEEYKKTAKDLIDAETVTLLTDAGDIAAGKTIFETNCVACHRPDAGGAIGPNLTDDHWILGGGIKNVFHTITEGGRDGKGMVAWKGTLKPSEIQQVASYVLSLQGSNPKDPKPAEGEIWVEENAPKADTKTEEAKTVAQN
- the ccoG gene encoding cytochrome c oxidase accessory protein CcoG, translated to MPKMRDESFRDAIGTVDDKGKRVWVYPKIPTGKLYEKRKIVSYFLLLFLFAAPFIKINGNQFLLFNVTERKFNIFGFPFWPQDFYLFVISMLVGVVFVALFTVAFGRIFCGWICPQTIFMEMVFRRIEFWIDGDRGAQMRLDKQDWDAEKIRKRLLKWIIFFIISFLIANVFLAYLIGSDELIRLVQEPLANNLSTFIALLIFTGVFYFVYAWFREQVCIIACPYGRLQGVLLDNKSIIVAYDHVRGEKEKGRAKIDKREDRTLSGKGDCIDCRQCVNVCPTGIDIRNGTQLECINCTACIDECDAIMEKVSLPKGLIRYASEDEITKHKTFEFTARMKGYASVLLILTGIFIGLLFLRNDVEATILRLPGQLFEHKGENISNVYTYKIVNKTVHNLDDIHFELLSPKGTIKTVGKAWFNIDKEGMAQGTLFVEIHPAFLEGDRTSIEIGVYQGGKLIETERTNFLGPRSFN
- a CDS encoding FixH family protein; the protein is MKKINWGTGIFIAFALFMSFILFFVFLVQSDHKYDNELVIEDYYKYETGLQSQLDKENNAEQLQEKVTVEVNKTGITVHFPHDFDYKNITGKVSLYRPSSQKLDFGIPIALSSSNLLIPKSDLADGRWDILVEWNYNGTGYLNKEQLTLE
- a CDS encoding sulfite exporter TauE/SafE family protein, which produces MLYSAFFFGLISSFHCVGMCGPIAMMLPLDRSSQAKKTAQLLLYHLGRLTAYSTLGLIFGLLGKGFYLAGMQQQLSIMVGVFMILIAIVPEKVFMKYNFSRPVYTIISKVKSGLGKQFRKKNNSALFLIGLLNGFLPCGLVYAALFGALAMQNAPLGIAYMALYGLGTIPMLSAAAYAGSFLSNGFRSKLQKVIPVVTVIIGTLFILRGMGLDVIYVSPGDMSLFVKSGADCR